The following are encoded in a window of Pontiella desulfatans genomic DNA:
- a CDS encoding TIM-barrel domain-containing protein, producing the protein MNIKKTDGKLEVNGDCYTLTYDAERPLHVNIMYSNGIGAEFFVASGCDRDDGIDELIELSAPTIDESGETAVLQFVGKTTLWDKVEYSFELGTEQIVYGYKVYGQGKLENVRYFEGFLKDDPAREKYFYPYFCGPGRHLAYHRPVKDFMTSSTPNFDVLYTFCVTSADKRVFGFYEDASIRVDGDRHYFGGDWLATPAPFLFMMGNKEQKNWVTLGLAVKTGEAGFMGYHYRGGEGFGLELDYYGYTEVNGEWESPKILMMEAGKNVYDALDDHTAFLAENGCMAKKDRSETPTWWKKPIFGGWGEQVYHSNRWDNYLSGDHDDWAKDNCDRFCTQAAYEEMLTTLESKGIDPTILIIDNRWFLNESHLEVDTELWPDLKGFIADQHAKDRKVILWVSPWSYCKSAKGSALPVEESMMVHEDELYSLELDTDVFYKACKRDVKKVTRYHPLPEPTLTDPNWKYVADPQNPAYIKRIKDRIKYLLSEDGLNADGFEFDYTHFIPRFRATKPVGCEHEVKWGNEALHNMIELYYYGAKEAKEDALVISHTFNPYFNDVIDMLRLQDIYTDMKSIVPQMDHRAKIAQKVAPACEIHTDQHPMPSLEAWEEYAQYQPGIGNPCLYYVTGMETTKEKITDEQWKLLGDVWKKYNDSL; encoded by the coding sequence ATGAATATAAAAAAAACAGACGGTAAACTGGAGGTCAATGGCGACTGCTACACCTTGACGTATGATGCGGAGCGTCCGCTGCATGTAAACATTATGTACTCTAACGGCATCGGTGCTGAATTCTTCGTGGCGTCCGGTTGTGACCGCGATGACGGAATCGATGAGCTGATCGAATTGAGCGCGCCGACGATCGATGAGTCCGGCGAAACTGCGGTGTTGCAGTTTGTCGGGAAAACCACCCTGTGGGATAAAGTGGAATACAGCTTTGAGCTGGGTACAGAACAGATTGTTTACGGCTACAAAGTCTACGGGCAGGGCAAACTCGAAAACGTTCGCTACTTTGAAGGCTTCCTCAAAGACGATCCCGCGCGCGAAAAATATTTTTATCCTTACTTCTGCGGCCCGGGCCGTCATCTGGCCTACCATCGCCCGGTCAAGGATTTCATGACATCATCAACCCCCAACTTCGATGTGCTTTATACGTTTTGTGTGACCTCCGCTGACAAGCGCGTGTTCGGCTTCTACGAAGATGCAAGCATTCGTGTAGATGGGGATCGCCATTACTTCGGCGGAGACTGGCTCGCAACCCCGGCTCCATTCCTCTTCATGATGGGAAATAAGGAACAGAAGAACTGGGTCACACTCGGCCTTGCTGTGAAAACCGGCGAAGCCGGCTTCATGGGCTATCACTATCGTGGTGGCGAAGGGTTTGGTCTTGAGCTCGATTATTATGGCTACACCGAAGTGAACGGGGAGTGGGAAAGTCCCAAAATCCTGATGATGGAAGCCGGTAAGAACGTTTATGATGCCCTTGATGACCACACGGCATTTTTGGCTGAAAACGGATGCATGGCGAAGAAAGATCGCAGCGAAACTCCGACCTGGTGGAAAAAGCCGATCTTCGGCGGGTGGGGCGAGCAGGTCTATCACTCAAACCGCTGGGATAACTATTTGAGTGGTGATCATGATGACTGGGCAAAAGACAACTGTGATAGGTTCTGCACGCAGGCGGCCTACGAAGAAATGCTCACGACCTTGGAGTCGAAAGGCATTGATCCGACCATCCTCATCATTGATAACCGTTGGTTCCTGAACGAGTCACATCTCGAAGTCGATACGGAACTGTGGCCGGACCTCAAGGGCTTTATTGCCGATCAGCATGCGAAGGACCGCAAGGTCATCCTGTGGGTATCTCCATGGAGCTACTGCAAGTCGGCAAAAGGCTCAGCGCTTCCGGTCGAGGAAAGCATGATGGTTCATGAAGATGAACTTTATTCGCTCGAGTTGGATACAGATGTCTTCTACAAAGCATGCAAGCGTGATGTCAAAAAGGTGACTCGCTATCATCCGCTGCCGGAACCGACCCTTACCGATCCCAACTGGAAGTATGTTGCTGACCCGCAAAACCCGGCATACATTAAACGCATTAAAGACCGCATCAAGTATCTGCTGTCTGAGGACGGGCTGAATGCGGACGGGTTTGAGTTTGACTACACCCATTTCATTCCGCGTTTCCGGGCAACGAAGCCGGTTGGGTGTGAGCATGAGGTCAAGTGGGGCAACGAGGCGCTTCATAACATGATCGAGCTTTATTATTATGGTGCGAAGGAAGCGAAGGAAGATGCATTGGTTATCTCGCATACCTTTAATCCATATTTCAACGATGTGATCGACATGCTGCGCCTGCAGGATATCTACACGGATATGAAAAGCATTGTTCCGCAGATGGATCATCGTGCAAAGATTGCTCAGAAGGTTGCGCCTGCGTGTGAGATTCATACCGATCAGCATCCGATGCCGAGTTTAGAAGCGTGGGAAGAATATGCTCAGTACCAACCGGGAATCGGGAATCCGTGCCTCTACTATGTTACTGGTATGGAAACGACCAAGGAAAAGATCACGGATGAGCAGTGGAAACTGCTGGGCGACGTCTGGAAGAAATACAACGACTCCCTGTAA
- a CDS encoding sodium:solute symporter family protein has translation MSFGNLHLIDWIVVIIYFVVCIIVGLLFVKKASGSTDDYFLAGRKLPWWIAGTSIVATMFAADTPLFHTGNVRQFGLDAGWLFFIPGFGVVMAAVLFARLWRRARVVTEVELLEMRYSGKAATVFRGFNAVYGGVFKAAVTLGWVTLAMGVILESLFGIDRYIGTMIFMGIVLVYSISSGLWGVVATDFIQYIVATFGTIYLAFAAVKECGGLVAMREQLMAVPDWSGSAMRVIPDPSAWNPNFSWMLIIGWLLIYSIELSTSGGFMGQRIYASKDEKNASHSLLWFGFCYYVLNGWPWIVTGLASIIILGATNEAAGLENYDGTYPAMIVKLMPVGMLGIMGAAMIAAFMSTISTILNWGSSLMVNDFYRRFVVKGKSKHHYVWASRAFSLGLAVFGVWFAFQFDSITQILLRMPLYLIGGVLVFVFRWLWSRTNIWSEIAAMVGSIVVALFIDFILVPKLHIWEPNEAIPDHNWFVYFGHKMVLVLVATTVIWVITTLLTKPVDDETLKKFYKHTVPPGPGWKRIRKLCGEETPQPSPLSKILLAWLSGVVGLFVLLFAIGYLVACQWVMSGVLLAVSAAGFIAYFKLYSTLTHYDDLDQQDYDVS, from the coding sequence ATGTCGTTTGGTAACCTCCACCTGATCGATTGGATCGTGGTAATCATCTATTTTGTGGTCTGTATTATTGTTGGCCTGTTGTTTGTCAAAAAAGCCAGCGGCAGTACCGATGACTACTTTCTTGCCGGCCGGAAGCTTCCTTGGTGGATAGCCGGGACATCTATTGTCGCCACCATGTTTGCCGCGGATACTCCGCTTTTTCATACTGGAAACGTGAGACAATTCGGTCTGGATGCAGGCTGGCTGTTCTTTATACCCGGATTTGGTGTGGTGATGGCTGCGGTGCTGTTTGCGCGGTTGTGGCGCCGGGCGAGGGTAGTGACCGAAGTTGAACTCTTAGAGATGCGGTATTCAGGCAAGGCCGCCACGGTTTTCCGGGGATTTAACGCGGTATACGGCGGGGTCTTCAAGGCGGCCGTAACGCTGGGCTGGGTTACGCTTGCCATGGGCGTTATTCTCGAATCACTGTTCGGTATAGATCGATATATCGGCACCATGATCTTCATGGGCATTGTTTTGGTTTATTCCATCAGCTCCGGTCTTTGGGGGGTGGTTGCCACGGACTTCATTCAGTACATCGTTGCTACATTCGGCACCATCTATCTTGCTTTTGCCGCGGTCAAGGAGTGCGGAGGCCTGGTCGCCATGCGGGAACAGCTGATGGCTGTTCCTGATTGGAGTGGAAGTGCCATGCGCGTCATTCCCGATCCCTCTGCCTGGAATCCGAATTTCAGCTGGATGCTGATTATTGGCTGGCTGTTGATCTACAGTATTGAGCTGTCCACCTCCGGCGGCTTTATGGGGCAGCGCATCTATGCATCGAAGGATGAGAAGAATGCATCGCATTCGCTCCTGTGGTTCGGCTTCTGCTACTACGTACTGAACGGTTGGCCGTGGATCGTGACGGGGCTGGCTTCCATCATTATTCTCGGTGCCACCAACGAAGCCGCCGGACTAGAAAACTATGATGGCACCTATCCGGCGATGATTGTTAAACTGATGCCGGTCGGTATGCTGGGCATTATGGGCGCGGCAATGATTGCCGCCTTCATGTCCACTATTTCCACGATTTTGAACTGGGGTTCATCGCTGATGGTGAACGATTTCTATCGCCGATTTGTCGTGAAAGGCAAGAGCAAGCATCATTATGTCTGGGCATCGCGGGCTTTCTCATTGGGACTCGCCGTATTCGGGGTCTGGTTTGCCTTCCAGTTCGACAGCATCACGCAGATTCTTCTGCGCATGCCGCTGTACCTGATCGGCGGTGTGTTGGTCTTTGTTTTCCGCTGGCTCTGGTCCCGTACCAACATATGGTCCGAGATTGCCGCCATGGTCGGTTCCATTGTTGTCGCGCTCTTTATTGATTTTATTCTGGTGCCGAAACTGCACATCTGGGAGCCGAACGAGGCGATTCCCGACCATAACTGGTTTGTTTACTTCGGCCATAAAATGGTGCTGGTTCTGGTGGCCACGACCGTCATCTGGGTCATTACCACCTTGCTGACCAAGCCGGTGGATGATGAGACGCTGAAGAAATTTTATAAACACACTGTCCCGCCGGGGCCGGGCTGGAAGCGCATCCGGAAGCTCTGTGGAGAGGAAACACCGCAGCCTTCGCCGTTGAGTAAAATCCTGCTGGCCTGGCTGTCGGGGGTTGTCGGTCTCTTTGTCCTGTTGTTTGCAATCGGATACCTGGTCGCATGCCAATGGGTGATGAGCGGGGTGCTGCTGGCTGTGTCCGCAGCCGGGTTTATAGCCTACTTCAAGCTGTACAGCACCTTAACGCACTACGATGACCTTGATCAGCAGGACTACGACGTAAGCTGA